CTTcttttaggtatttattgtcTCGTCATATGAAGTCTCATTCTAAAGAACGTCCTCATAAGTGTACTGTTTGTGAACGTGGATTCAAAACTCTAACTTCTTTGCAAAATCATGTTAATACTCATACTGGAACAAAACCATATCAATGTCGAAGTTGTCCAAGTGCATTTACTACATCGGGTATGCACATTTATTAGTTCTTAgtcttaagtatttaatattatgttatgtttaaaacagttttgttttcttaaaaaatgtttatatttatctatgttACAGGAGAACTTGTTAGACATGTTCGTTATAAGCATACTCATGAAAAACCgcataaatgtacaatatgcgATTATGCTAGTGTAGAACTTAGCAAAATGAGAAACCACATGAGATGTCACACTGGTGAAAGACCGTACCAAGTATTTaccattaaacattatattcctttataagttatatctacctagatattaatttttatattttttttagtgtccCCATTGTACTTATGCAAGTCcagatacatttaaattgaagCGCCATTTGCGTATACACACTGGTGAGAAACCATATGAGTGTGATATTTGCTTTTCTAGGTTTACCCAATCCAACAGTTTAAAAACACACAGACTAATACATAgcggtaaatttaattttttttaattattaacatcttataatacaaaaattattaaattttggttCTAGGTGAAAAACCTGTATTTAAATGTGACCATTGTCCAGCCACTTGTGGTCGAAAAACTGATTTACGCATTCATGTACAAAAGCTTCATACTTCCGACAAACCTATTAAGTGCAAACGATGTGGTGATGCATTCCCTGATCGTTACCAATACAAGGTATTGAAGTATAGATTTttccattaatatattatctaataaacatATACTATAGGTTCACTGTAAATCACACGAAGgggaaaaatgttataaatgtgAATTGTGTCCTTATGCTTCCATGTCTCAGCGTCATCTTGAAACTCATATGTTAATACATACAGATGAAAAACCATTCCATTGTAAACTATGTGatcaggtaaattattttaatttatttaaataattattgtatgctatataatatcaactatacttgtttttttattttattctagtcATTCAGACAAAAACAATTACTACGCCGCCATCATAATCTGTATCATAATCCGGCATATATACCACCTCCACCACATGCGAAAACTCATCAGTGTAATACATGCCAACGATCATTTAGACATAAAGGAAATTTACTAAGACATATGGAAGTTCATATGCAAGAATCCACTGGAAATGATCGAAATACAGCATTAAAACAAAGACTagaggtattattattttaaaatttatcattCAACTTTCTTCTTAAAAGCTCTTTAAAGTTCATTTGatacaatattagaataattttggaatatttGTAAAGTAATGATTAATCTATAGAACATCAGTTAATATCCGTGTGTACTATTATGTAATACCATTCATTATAAATGCTATAGATCGCTTACTGTCCCGTATTTACGCCGCGCGAAAAATTGGCGAAAAATGGATGTGGCCATTACTATGTGACCATTTATAAGTAACTAATGGGCAATGACAGCGCTTCATAACAGTCACATCCATTATTCGCACCGCGTAAATACGACTAGTGagcaatctatagtatttaatatttataatcaatggtaatactaGTCTGTTGAAATTGGTGTAtggttcattaaaattattgtatagacAATGTCAAATAACTATACAGtagtgttttgtttttataagctTGACTTTATGGCACTGGTGTTCCAAGTCATTACTATTAGTCAAATGTTGATcttaaaaaatgtagtattttaaatatctatagtcTATTTACAATGAGATCATTACACAGTGGCGACCAGTTTTTATCGGTTGGCGGTCAGACATATGGTCAGACGCCGTCCCCACTACAGCAACGCGTCAGGCACTGCCACGGAACAAAGCCATGCCCATGCGCACAACTAGACCGCCGAGTAATGATCTCATTGTGAATAGGCTATAAATAATTCACTTTGTCCCTTAAGTCTGtatcaaataatgataatggtTTCTTGTGTACaagttacaaaatatgttttatataagtgATGGAGTGATAATTTATTGAGGGcagttataatattcattaatttaatgaagTATTAGGTGTCTAGTGTCTACTACAGTATTGTGGGGAGGTAACATAGTTGTCAGTGAATGGTGTTGTTAGGTTACTTGGAcagttcaatatttaatttttcatgtttTGTTAATTACcgcttttttattttgtggAGTCCCTATGTCAAGCCTCCCTATTTCTATAAGTTGTATTTAGTTTAGCATACTTCCACTCCGAGATCGAAGTTGGTCAGTCAAGATTGTATCCTTTTGTCAGGAATTCCGTTGACTCGATCTGAAGTTTACTGTTATTTAGGAGAGTTTCCATCTTTCTCTTTGCACTTAATCTGGAGACTTTACCATGGATTTTAttgctttaaaaaaatgctCTTCCTGGACTTGGGTTGGAAGTTTTGTATATTAACCATGTAACCCATGTAACGAGTGCTGTATGTCAATTTCAACTTTGTGCCTTTCTGGACAATGAAGTGTTTTTATGCAATCAACAAGTCAAGATGACTTGTTCAGTGTTGCATCTATCTGTTTTGTATGGATAAACCTGTACCACACGAAACTGGCAAACTCACCAATTGAGAAAAGAAACAATAATATGGTGGATACTCATATTGTATggggttaaattaaattaaaaattattagaaaaatacataacacaattaatattattgtaatcaattttttttttttttggtttttgccTGGCATGAATTCCTAAACTCTTTGTCTTGCaatctttttatttaattggtttATCGAAACCGTCAGTTAAATGAATTTGTCAATTTATTAGCGTTTTGgtcattattatcaaaaataaaattggtcaATATACTGGTATTATTACGTAATTAGATTACCGTGGCTTAagtaacaataaacataaaaataaattcctatTACCTATAACGGctacgacaaaaaaaaaaaatagaagttaaAAATACTTCGCATATTATGTGTGATACATACGTACAATGTGTAAACATTATGTGATGAGCGGGAACCGAATTGAATGTTATAGTATAAAgcttaacatatttaagtaattaatatgtGATTCATAgtgaataaaattgaaaaataataaatattgcagtATACAGATTCAGCTAATGAAGATGAATCTGAAGAGGACACAAGTATTCCAACAAGTGAAACTGGAGTTGTAGCAGTAGAAGGCGACGATGGACAGC
Above is a genomic segment from Acyrthosiphon pisum isolate AL4f unplaced genomic scaffold, pea_aphid_22Mar2018_4r6ur Scaffold_4269;HRSCAF=4815, whole genome shotgun sequence containing:
- the LOC100568577 gene encoding transcriptional repressor CTCF-like codes for the protein YLLSRHMKSHSKERPHKCTVCERGFKTLTSLQNHVNTHTGTKPYQCRSCPSAFTTSGELVRHVRYKHTHEKPHKCTICDYASVELSKMRNHMRCHTGERPYQCPHCTYASPDTFKLKRHLRIHTGEKPYECDICFSRFTQSNSLKTHRLIHSGEKPVFKCDHCPATCGRKTDLRIHVQKLHTSDKPIKCKRCGDAFPDRYQYKVHCKSHEGEKCYKCELCPYASMSQRHLETHMLIHTDEKPFHCKLCDQSFRQKQLLRRHHNLYHNPAYIPPPPHAKTHQCNTCQRSFRHKGNLLRHMEVHMQESTGNDRNTALKQRLEYTDSANEDESEEDTSIPTSETGVVAVEGDDGQQYVVLEVIQLDGQDQIDSYTSTSVSIQQADQS